One Aneurinibacillus migulanus genomic region harbors:
- a CDS encoding GNAT family N-acetyltransferase: MEEIIPVTTDNLEQCITLYSRVFNSEPWNENWTYEAAKNRLSDLLYTPKSLIFALFSHQQLVGFIGGNCKENDKGTTFYLAELCIDNQTQGKGYGSKLLSHLEKELKEKNVQSIYLLTMIGGQAEAFYNKNNYIINEDRIVMRKHL, encoded by the coding sequence ATGGAAGAAATTATACCTGTTACTACGGATAACTTAGAACAATGTATCACTCTCTATAGTAGAGTCTTCAACAGCGAACCATGGAATGAAAACTGGACATACGAAGCGGCTAAGAATAGGCTGTCTGACTTACTATACACGCCTAAGTCGCTTATTTTCGCCTTGTTCTCACATCAACAGCTGGTTGGGTTTATTGGTGGCAATTGTAAGGAAAACGATAAAGGAACGACTTTTTATTTAGCAGAGCTATGTATTGATAATCAAACCCAAGGAAAAGGCTACGGTTCAAAATTGCTTAGCCATCTGGAAAAAGAATTAAAAGAAAAGAATGTACAAAGCATCTATCTCTTAACTATGATCGGCGGTCAAGCCGAGGCCTTTTATAACAAAAATAACTATATCATAAATGAAGATCGAATCGTCATGCGGAAACATCTATAA
- a CDS encoding putative hydro-lyase yields the protein MSNPAILTPTEARALIREGKWNRPTSGMAAGYTQANLAILKKELAFEFLLFCQRNPKPCPVLDVTEAGSPVPKLIAPDADIRTDIPAYRVYRHGELVDEVTDILSYWEDDMVAFLLGCSFTFEQAMLKNDIPVRHIEEDCNVPMYQTNIPCIKAGRFEGPMVVSMRPVPEKDVVRAVQVTSRFPAVHGAPVHVGNPASIGIRDIHQPDFGDRVTVKEGEVPVFWACGVTPQAVAMHMKPEIMITHAPGHMFITDMHEEQYSVL from the coding sequence ATGAGTAATCCAGCTATACTTACACCGACCGAAGCGCGTGCGCTAATTCGGGAAGGGAAATGGAACAGACCAACATCAGGAATGGCTGCGGGTTATACACAGGCTAACCTCGCCATTTTGAAGAAGGAATTGGCTTTTGAGTTCTTGTTGTTCTGCCAGCGTAATCCGAAGCCATGCCCTGTATTGGATGTGACTGAAGCCGGTTCTCCGGTGCCGAAACTAATTGCACCGGATGCGGATATACGTACGGATATTCCGGCATATCGCGTGTACAGGCATGGGGAGCTAGTGGATGAAGTAACGGATATTCTGTCCTACTGGGAAGATGATATGGTAGCATTTTTGCTCGGTTGCAGCTTTACATTTGAGCAGGCGATGCTTAAGAATGATATCCCGGTACGCCATATAGAAGAAGATTGTAATGTGCCGATGTACCAAACGAATATACCATGTATAAAAGCCGGACGTTTTGAAGGCCCGATGGTAGTTAGCATGCGCCCGGTACCGGAAAAGGATGTGGTACGCGCCGTACAGGTAACAAGCCGTTTTCCTGCCGTACATGGCGCTCCGGTTCATGTCGGTAATCCGGCGTCTATCGGAATCCGTGATATCCATCAGCCTGATTTTGGCGATCGTGTAACCGTGAAAGAAGGCGAAGTTCCCGTGTTCTGGGCGTGCGGTGTCACACCACAGGCAGTAGCTATGCATATGAAACCGGAAATTATGATTACTCATGCGCCTGGACATATGTTCATTACCGATATGCATGAAGAGCAATACAGTGTACTTTAA
- the solA gene encoding N-methyl-L-tryptophan oxidase produces the protein MNNHYDVIIIGAGSFGMATGYFVARQGIRTLLIDSYNPPHGYGSHHGETRLFRQAYTIDEPYTPLAIRAGVLWDELMQETLVPFFHRIGVVNVSISPSGLDAKINTASRFHVPVELLDAVQLQTRWSGISVPEGAVALFEPTAGILYCEQAISAYRDLLLQHGAILKTQTPVERLEPHTDGVSVYTKDACYTGERLLISAGAWTGNLLHSLSLPVSPIRKTVAWFKPNSNVYRAPDFPGFTFTVGESDYYGFPDFDGKGLKIGRHDTGHPINPQEPLLPFGRYSEDEADVRDFLETFMPQAAGQLNEGKTCIYTMTPDEDFIIDTHPEHPHIVIAAGFSGHGFKFASALGEELSSILVQGKSNLDLSRFSLGRFE, from the coding sequence ATGAATAACCATTATGATGTGATTATCATCGGAGCGGGCTCGTTTGGAATGGCAACAGGGTATTTTGTGGCCCGGCAGGGCATTCGTACCCTGTTGATAGACTCGTATAATCCTCCCCATGGATACGGGAGCCACCATGGAGAAACGCGCTTGTTTCGCCAGGCATATACGATAGATGAACCGTATACACCGCTGGCAATACGTGCAGGCGTGTTATGGGACGAACTAATGCAAGAAACGTTGGTACCATTCTTTCATAGAATAGGAGTCGTTAATGTCAGCATAAGCCCGTCAGGCTTGGATGCAAAAATAAACACAGCTTCCCGCTTCCATGTACCTGTGGAATTACTCGACGCTGTGCAGTTACAGACACGCTGGTCCGGTATTTCCGTTCCTGAAGGAGCTGTTGCTTTATTTGAGCCGACCGCTGGCATTCTTTATTGTGAACAAGCCATTAGTGCGTATCGTGATCTGCTTCTGCAACATGGTGCTATATTAAAGACGCAGACGCCTGTAGAACGGCTGGAGCCTCATACAGATGGCGTATCCGTTTATACGAAGGATGCCTGCTATACCGGGGAGCGCCTTCTCATTAGCGCAGGGGCTTGGACAGGAAATCTACTGCATTCGCTCTCTCTTCCTGTAAGCCCTATTCGCAAAACTGTAGCATGGTTCAAACCAAATTCTAATGTATATCGCGCACCTGACTTTCCGGGGTTTACCTTCACTGTGGGGGAGTCGGATTATTATGGTTTCCCTGACTTTGACGGGAAAGGACTAAAAATCGGCAGGCATGATACAGGACATCCAATCAATCCGCAAGAGCCGTTGCTTCCTTTTGGCAGGTATTCAGAGGATGAAGCGGATGTGCGAGATTTCCTGGAAACCTTTATGCCACAGGCGGCGGGGCAGCTAAATGAAGGAAAAACGTGCATATATACGATGACACCGGATGAAGACTTTATTATTGATACTCATCCCGAGCATCCGCACATTGTTATCGCGGCAGGCTTTTCGGGGCACGGGTTCAAGTTTGCGAGTGCACTTGGCGAAGAATTGAGCAGCATATTAGTACAAGGTAAATCCAATCTGGATCTTTCGCGATTTTCCTTAGGGCGCTTTGAATGA
- a CDS encoding SDR family NAD(P)-dependent oxidoreductase produces the protein MLEGKTVIITGAASGIGEEITRQCIKENAQVIACDVNYEKLTELAASLPKSMLNIYQLDVTRYQDVMKFFTYIEEKYPDIDGLVNNAGIYLGKNILDYETEEIDNVLDVNVKGFIYCSKFFGRILITRKREGVIINMSSVSGLEGSSDAVYGLSKAAIVGLTKSCAVNFSPYIRVNAVTPTLVDTSMMNTVPDWRKAEYREHELIKKPVLPIDIANTVIFLLSEKARNYTGATFDINNGCYLR, from the coding sequence TTGTTAGAAGGTAAAACTGTCATCATAACAGGAGCCGCTTCAGGCATCGGGGAAGAAATAACCCGTCAATGTATAAAAGAGAATGCCCAGGTTATCGCTTGTGATGTGAACTACGAAAAGTTAACAGAACTGGCCGCTTCTTTACCGAAAAGTATGTTGAATATTTATCAATTGGACGTCACAAGGTATCAGGATGTTATGAAGTTTTTTACATACATTGAAGAAAAGTACCCTGACATAGATGGTTTGGTAAATAATGCGGGAATTTATCTTGGAAAAAACATTCTAGACTATGAAACAGAAGAGATTGATAACGTACTTGATGTAAATGTTAAAGGCTTTATTTATTGTTCTAAGTTCTTCGGGAGAATCTTGATAACAAGAAAAAGAGAGGGAGTGATAATTAATATGTCTTCGGTTTCCGGATTGGAAGGAAGTTCGGATGCCGTATATGGCTTATCAAAGGCAGCGATAGTAGGATTAACAAAAAGCTGCGCGGTGAATTTCTCCCCGTATATTCGAGTTAATGCAGTTACTCCTACACTGGTAGATACTTCGATGATGAACACGGTTCCTGATTGGAGAAAAGCGGAATATCGGGAGCATGAGTTAATTAAAAAGCCTGTGCTTCCCATCGATATTGCAAATACGGTTATATTCCTGCTGTCTGAGAAGGCGAGAAATTATACAGGGGCAACTTTTGATATAAATAATGGTTGTTACTTAAGATGA
- a CDS encoding YitT family protein has translation MGTVWKRGVYIILGAFLAAFGLEMFLTPNQIIPGGVKGISGLLSHITEMQMGVFLFLLNLPFLFHYNRGINRARALWAIVGLALLSALTILFHPFPPLVESPPLAAFLGSLILGCGIGLIFRYAGFTDGMQQVALLLKKRLFFSIAEIIMLINLLILFVAGFLFGWEQAIYSIFGYVVTLKTTTYVLNNFSVRKAIWIKTERSEMIKQALQTTLANQCQYMLPDFPECKPNEMYIIIPSRQEKAVRGLIAELDPSAVFVSASLDTFRIEELSEKR, from the coding sequence ATGGGCACCGTATGGAAGCGGGGAGTCTACATTATCCTCGGAGCATTTCTCGCAGCTTTCGGACTGGAGATGTTTCTTACACCGAATCAAATTATACCTGGGGGTGTAAAAGGCATCTCCGGTTTGTTATCTCATATAACAGAGATGCAAATGGGGGTATTCCTCTTTTTGTTGAATCTCCCGTTTCTTTTTCATTACAATCGCGGAATAAATCGAGCAAGAGCGCTGTGGGCAATAGTAGGCCTGGCATTATTATCAGCGCTGACTATACTTTTTCATCCATTTCCTCCTTTGGTTGAGTCTCCCCCTCTTGCAGCATTTCTAGGGAGTCTTATATTAGGATGTGGAATCGGGTTAATTTTTCGTTATGCGGGGTTTACGGATGGGATGCAGCAGGTAGCTCTATTATTAAAGAAGCGCCTCTTTTTTTCGATTGCTGAGATTATCATGTTGATTAATCTGTTGATTTTGTTCGTAGCGGGCTTTTTATTCGGTTGGGAGCAAGCAATCTATTCAATATTCGGCTATGTAGTCACATTAAAGACGACTACATATGTGTTGAATAACTTCTCTGTACGAAAAGCGATTTGGATTAAAACAGAACGCAGTGAGATGATAAAGCAGGCTCTTCAAACAACGCTTGCGAATCAATGCCAATATATGTTGCCCGATTTCCCCGAATGTAAACCGAATGAGATGTATATCATCATACCGAGTCGGCAAGAAAAAGCGGTGCGAGGTCTAATTGCAGAGCTTGACCCTTCGGCCGTTTTCGTAAGCGCCTCCCTAGATACGTTTCGTATTGAGGAGCTATCAGAAAAAAGATGA
- a CDS encoding aldehyde dehydrogenase family protein, with product MNDFTQLNKQYIGGEWKDGRGQKILTDKNPYNGESITEFRIANLQDIDEAYQAAARAKEEWDKVNPFTKRSILEQAIAYIEQHEKEMTEIIIDELGGTRLKAAFEIGLVKDIIREAATFPLRMEGKILPSPVDGKENRLYRLPVGVVGVISPFNFPFYLSMKSVAPALGAGNGVVLKPHEDTPITGGTLIAKIFEEAGIPKGLLNVVVTEISEIGDTFVEHPIPRVISFTGSTQVGSRIGQLAAKHFKKAALELGGNSALIVLEDADIDYAVNAAVFSRFTHQGQVCMSANRVIVHHDVYDEFVTKYVNKVSALKCGNPREADTIIGPLINERQVQNLIATVEEGVREGATPLLRGDVHGNVVEPIVLADVTTDMAVAKRELFGPAVCIMKFSTEEEAIRIANDTPFGLSGAVHTANLERGAEFAKKVYTGMIHVNDGTINDEPLVAFGGEKNSGLGRLNGPWSLEEFTTLKWISIQHTPRQFPY from the coding sequence ATGAATGACTTTACACAGCTAAACAAGCAGTATATCGGCGGAGAGTGGAAAGATGGTCGTGGCCAAAAGATACTCACTGACAAAAATCCGTACAATGGGGAGAGTATTACAGAATTCCGTATAGCAAATTTGCAGGATATCGATGAGGCGTATCAGGCTGCCGCCCGTGCAAAAGAGGAATGGGACAAAGTAAACCCGTTTACAAAAAGATCCATTCTCGAACAGGCCATCGCATATATAGAGCAGCATGAGAAAGAGATGACAGAAATTATTATTGATGAGTTGGGCGGAACCCGTCTGAAAGCTGCCTTTGAAATTGGCCTTGTAAAGGACATTATCAGGGAAGCGGCTACTTTTCCGTTGCGTATGGAAGGTAAAATTCTCCCTTCCCCTGTAGATGGGAAAGAAAATAGGCTATATCGCCTTCCGGTTGGTGTGGTCGGTGTAATTAGTCCGTTTAACTTTCCCTTTTATCTATCCATGAAATCAGTAGCGCCTGCCCTTGGTGCAGGAAATGGTGTTGTGTTAAAGCCGCATGAAGATACTCCAATTACTGGCGGAACACTTATTGCCAAGATTTTTGAGGAAGCAGGCATTCCAAAAGGACTGCTTAATGTAGTAGTAACCGAAATCAGTGAAATTGGAGATACCTTCGTAGAACATCCAATTCCACGCGTTATTTCTTTCACTGGTTCCACACAGGTTGGAAGCCGTATTGGTCAGCTGGCGGCGAAACATTTTAAGAAAGCCGCGCTTGAGCTTGGGGGCAACAGCGCTCTGATTGTGTTGGAGGATGCTGATATTGATTATGCAGTGAATGCCGCTGTATTTAGTCGATTTACACATCAAGGACAGGTTTGCATGTCGGCTAATCGAGTGATTGTTCATCACGATGTGTATGATGAGTTTGTTACAAAGTATGTTAATAAAGTATCTGCGCTCAAATGTGGCAATCCGAGAGAAGCGGATACGATTATCGGTCCTCTAATTAATGAGCGCCAGGTTCAGAATTTGATTGCTACTGTAGAGGAAGGCGTTCGTGAAGGTGCGACGCCACTTTTACGCGGAGATGTGCATGGGAATGTTGTCGAACCGATTGTGCTTGCCGATGTTACGACGGATATGGCTGTAGCAAAACGTGAATTGTTCGGACCAGCGGTATGTATCATGAAATTCAGTACAGAGGAGGAAGCAATCCGAATAGCGAACGATACACCATTTGGCCTTAGCGGGGCTGTTCACACCGCCAATCTGGAGCGTGGCGCAGAGTTTGCCAAGAAAGTGTATACCGGAATGATTCATGTTAATGACGGAACTATTAATGATGAACCGCTCGTTGCCTTTGGTGGAGAGAAGAATTCAGGGCTTGGACGCCTTAATGGACCGTGGAGCCTGGAAGAATTCACAACACTGAAATGGATTTCCATTCAACATACGCCGCGGCAATTTCCGTATTAA
- a CDS encoding methyl-accepting chemotaxis protein: MKVAPFFNSLIQEDITIGIYDTEKLLINIPARTFSLNVKPGDPLQEGDIITEAIRHKREMTAQVPKELFGFPLVAKAIPLYDNTGRVIGGVGVGASMEKVNTLYEVVENLSAIVEQTAATMQSMAESITDLTVNMSEISSQAKEVGKSVEEIEKIAGTVRKIADQSNVLGLNASIEAARAGEHGRGFSVVANEVRKMATNSRENVVRINEATDLIRSLISKLEESLERVNGTTTTQAAATEQISATMQEVSDNTNKVAQMAESLLKGSN; this comes from the coding sequence ATGAAGGTAGCGCCTTTTTTTAATAGCCTAATTCAAGAAGATATTACTATAGGAATTTATGATACGGAAAAGCTGCTCATTAATATTCCTGCCCGGACTTTTTCTCTTAATGTAAAACCGGGCGATCCATTGCAGGAAGGCGACATCATTACAGAAGCAATCCGCCATAAGAGGGAGATGACGGCGCAGGTACCAAAAGAACTGTTTGGGTTTCCGCTCGTAGCAAAAGCCATTCCGCTTTATGACAACACCGGACGCGTCATCGGTGGCGTAGGCGTCGGAGCAAGCATGGAGAAAGTAAATACGTTGTATGAAGTGGTTGAGAATTTATCCGCCATTGTCGAGCAAACCGCCGCTACTATGCAGAGCATGGCCGAATCCATTACCGATTTAACCGTCAACATGAGCGAGATTTCCTCTCAGGCCAAAGAAGTCGGTAAAAGCGTCGAGGAGATTGAAAAAATTGCCGGTACCGTTAGGAAAATAGCAGACCAGAGTAATGTACTGGGTTTGAATGCGTCGATTGAAGCTGCCCGTGCCGGTGAACATGGAAGAGGTTTTTCCGTGGTAGCTAATGAAGTGCGAAAGATGGCGACCAACTCACGGGAAAATGTGGTACGCATTAATGAAGCAACAGACCTGATCAGGTCCCTGATTTCCAAGCTGGAAGAATCGTTGGAGCGAGTCAATGGTACGACGACGACCCAGGCAGCGGCTACTGAGCAAATTTCGGCTACCATGCAAGAAGTAAGCGATAATACAAACAAGGTAGCGCAAATGGCAGAGTCACTGCTAAAAGGTTCCAATTAG